Genomic DNA from uncultured Erythrobacter sp.:
AGCAAATCGAAGCTGATCGACTATGTCGTCACCAATGATCAGCTGCAACGCGCCCGAGCCCCGCGCGGCGACTTCGCCTTCGCTACGGCAGTCGCGGCTTTCGGTCAGATCCTGCGCGGCGATGAAAAGATGAAGGACTTCGATTTCGACGATGTCGGCGTGCTTGCTGGCCGTCAGAACAATTACTGGCGGAAGGAATTCCTGAAGCTCAACGAATTGGCCGCTGGCATGAAGGGCGGCTGACGCCCAGCCATTCGGCCCACTCAACAAACAGACCGGCGTGCCGAAACAGGCGCGCCGGTCTTTTTGCTGTTTGAGACCGGCATTCAGGGGCTTGGGCGAATTGCTGCTGTCCTGCTAAGGCGCGCGCGACATTGATTCATTCAGGGGACACCTCACAATGACTTTCAACGAAGCTCTGCCGTATATCCTGGCCGGTCTGGCCGTCCTGCTGCTGTTCGTCGCATTCTACTATCTCGCCAACCGCAAAGCGACGGTGGTGGCTTCGGACAAGCGCGATGTGCTCGATGAAGGCGCTGCTCCGGCCAAGCGCAACGAAGCGCTGATCAACGCTCCCGCAGCGGCTACGAAATCTCCGGTCGAACCAGCGCCCGCTCAGGTTGCGGCACCCGTCCCTGCACCAGCGCCGGCTCCCACACCAGCACCCGCTCCGGCTCCTGCGCCCGTGCCTGCTCCTGCTCCGACCCCAGCTCCCGCGTCGACCGACGCTGCGGACGATCTCACAACAATCAAAGGCCTCGGACCGAAACTCGCGTCCATGCTCAACGAACAGGGCATCACCCGCTTTGCGCAGATTGCCGCATGGGACGACGCCGAAGTCGCGCGCATCGATGCGATGCTCGGACGCTTCAAAGGCCGCATCACTCGCGACAGCTGGGTTGACCAAGCCAAACTGCTCGCGGCTGGGGATGAATCGGGCTTCGCGGCGAAGTTCGGCCAAAACGGCTGAGAATTGATAGGGGTAATATGTCCAATTTGTGTTACAGCTATATGTGGACACGTAGGAGGACACTATGAGCCAGCGGATTCTGGTCGCTGAAGACGAATTGATCGTTGCTTTCGATCTTTGCGACACTGTCGAAGAAGCTGGCTTTGAAGTCGAAGGGCCGCATGCCGGTATCTCCTCTGCGATGCTCGCATTCCAGAAAGAGAAACCCGATCTCGCCATCCTGGATATCCAGCTTGATGATGGTGTGGTTTTTCCGCTCGCGAAGAAGCTCTCCGAAGAGAACATTCCGATCATCTTCCATTCGGGCCGTCACAGCCGCGAGGAAGTGGAAGAAAAATTCCCCTCGGCAACCACTCTGGCAAAGCCCTGCCCGCCGTCGGCCATGATCCGGGCGGTGAACCAGGTGCTTGAAGCGACGTAAGCTTTGATGATCGCTGAAACGAAACGAGGCGGGCCGATTGGCTCGCCTTTTTTGTGGCGTCATTCTCCCGACGCTATGCTTGCGACGCTATGCTTGCGACTCTTGGCCAAGCCTGCAAGAGAACAGGGCTAACAAGTTTCAGGAGTAACCAGTGAACGCCCCCCACAAAGTTGGCGCCTCCGCACCATCCTCGCCCTCGGGCATGGCTCCCTTCAATTGGGAAGATCCGTTCGATCTTGAAACCCAGCTGACTGAAGACGAACGGATGATCCGCGACACCGCGAATGCCTTCGCACAGTCCGAATTGCAGCCGCGCGTGATCGAAGCTTTCCGGAATGAGGTCAGCGCACCAGAGCTCTTTCCTCTGATGGGCCAGGCTGGCTTGCTCGGAGCGACCATTCCCGAAGAATACGGCGGTGTTGGTGCGAGCTATGTCGCCTATGGCCTGATCGCACGCGAGATTGAGCGCGTGGATAGCGGGTACCGCTCCATGGCCTCAGTTCAATCGAGCCTCGTGATGCACCCGATCTACGCCTACGGGTCGGAAGAGCAGAAGCAGAAGTATCTGCCCGGCCTTTCTTCTGGAGAACTCATCGGCTGTTTCGGCCTGACCGAACCCGATGCTGGGTCAGACCCGGCGGGCATGAAAACCTACGCCAAGAAAGACGGCGATGGGTATGTGATCTCTGGCTCGAAGACGTGGATCTCCAACTCGCCCTTCGCCGACGTGTTTGTCGTCTGGGCCAAAAGCGAAGAACATGGCGGCGGTATCCGCGGCTTTATCCTTGAGAAAGGGATGGAGGGACTGTCCGCGCCCAAGATCGACGGCAAGATTTCTCTGCGCGCTTCGACCACCGGCATGATCATGATGGATGAGGTCAAGCTGCCCGCCGACGCGCTGCTGCCGAATGTGCAGGGGCTGAAAGGTCCGTTCGGCTGTCTCAACCGTGCACGCTACGGCATCAGCTGGGGCGCAATGGGTGCTGCGGAATTCTGCCTTCACGCGGCCCGCCAATACGGTCTCGATCGCAAACAGTTCGAGCGTCCGCTGGCCGCAACGCAGCTCTACCAAAAGAAGCTCGCCGATATGATGAGCGATATTGCGCTGGGCCTTCAGGCAAGCCTGCGCGTCGGACGTTTGATCGACGAAGGCCGGTTTGCACCGGACATGATCAGCATCGTGAAGCGCAACAATGTCGGCAAGGCGCTCGATATCGCCCGGCAGGCGCGGGACATGCACGGCGGCAACGGTATTTCCGAGGAATATCAGGTGATCCGCCACGCCGTGAACCTCGAAACGGTCAACACCTACGAAGGCACGCACGATGTCCATGCACTGATCCTTGGCCGCGCGATTACGGGCATCGCAGCGTTTTGATGCCTAGGATTCGTCATCGCGAGCGACCGCAGGGAGCGCGGCGATCCATGGCCCGGCCGGCTCCGCAAGTGCAGTCCATGGATTGCCGCGCGGCTTCGCCGCTCGCAATGA
This window encodes:
- a CDS encoding response regulator, translated to MSQRILVAEDELIVAFDLCDTVEEAGFEVEGPHAGISSAMLAFQKEKPDLAILDIQLDDGVVFPLAKKLSEENIPIIFHSGRHSREEVEEKFPSATTLAKPCPPSAMIRAVNQVLEAT
- a CDS encoding helix-hairpin-helix domain-containing protein, translating into MTFNEALPYILAGLAVLLLFVAFYYLANRKATVVASDKRDVLDEGAAPAKRNEALINAPAAATKSPVEPAPAQVAAPVPAPAPAPTPAPAPAPAPVPAPAPTPAPASTDAADDLTTIKGLGPKLASMLNEQGITRFAQIAAWDDAEVARIDAMLGRFKGRITRDSWVDQAKLLAAGDESGFAAKFGQNG
- a CDS encoding acyl-CoA dehydrogenase, with protein sequence MAPFNWEDPFDLETQLTEDERMIRDTANAFAQSELQPRVIEAFRNEVSAPELFPLMGQAGLLGATIPEEYGGVGASYVAYGLIAREIERVDSGYRSMASVQSSLVMHPIYAYGSEEQKQKYLPGLSSGELIGCFGLTEPDAGSDPAGMKTYAKKDGDGYVISGSKTWISNSPFADVFVVWAKSEEHGGGIRGFILEKGMEGLSAPKIDGKISLRASTTGMIMMDEVKLPADALLPNVQGLKGPFGCLNRARYGISWGAMGAAEFCLHAARQYGLDRKQFERPLAATQLYQKKLADMMSDIALGLQASLRVGRLIDEGRFAPDMISIVKRNNVGKALDIARQARDMHGGNGISEEYQVIRHAVNLETVNTYEGTHDVHALILGRAITGIAAF